In a genomic window of Variovorax paradoxus:
- a CDS encoding tripartite tricarboxylate transporter TctB family protein translates to MTTPNPSMAPPEPGAAPAAPSAPWPQTVVGVGVLLTGVALAYGAIGISSEAGYGGVGPNFLPWLVSIVLIICGAWITWEARSGGFRELEAPSGDDRAYWPGFVWVSAGLLLNAALITTIGFILSCALCYLLAVQGLRRASGQAAAGSARTWGIDFLTGVAISAPVFWMFTKFLAISLPGLTATGWI, encoded by the coding sequence ATGACAACACCAAATCCCTCGATGGCGCCTCCCGAACCGGGCGCCGCCCCCGCCGCGCCGTCCGCGCCATGGCCCCAGACGGTCGTCGGCGTCGGCGTGCTGCTGACCGGCGTCGCGCTGGCCTATGGCGCCATCGGCATTTCCTCCGAGGCCGGCTACGGCGGCGTCGGTCCCAACTTCCTGCCCTGGCTGGTGTCCATCGTGCTGATCATCTGCGGCGCCTGGATCACCTGGGAAGCGCGCAGCGGCGGCTTCCGCGAACTCGAGGCGCCCTCGGGCGACGACCGCGCCTACTGGCCCGGCTTCGTCTGGGTCTCGGCCGGGCTGCTGCTCAACGCGGCGCTGATCACCACCATCGGCTTCATCCTGAGCTGCGCGCTGTGCTACCTGCTCGCGGTGCAGGGCCTGCGCCGCGCGAGCGGCCAGGCGGCCGCCGGTTCGGCGCGGACCTGGGGGATCGATTTCCTGACCGGCGTCGCGATCTCGGCGCCGGTGTTCTGGATGTTCACCAAGTTCCTGGCCATCAGCCTGCCGGGCCTCACTGCTACCGGGTGGATCTGA
- a CDS encoding ABC transporter ATP-binding protein — MQSTSTRPGSAIRELYSALWHFAAGARGQLLGATALLASSQLIRLTLPYLAGQAINALQRGDFGGAGRWIATLAGVYVGAWALHGPGRILERNVGVKVRETLADQLYARIAAAPLAWHDGHHSGELQHRVHQASRALSDFAQNQFIWLTNVVNFVGPLVALALLSRTSGATALAGYVLIAVVILRIDRALMRLARTENDADRRYVAALLDFLGNASTVIGLRLQGASRLLLRRRMRAVSEPLKRTVVLNEGKWFAVDLMGLALTWGLVVIYVWQSRTPGQAVMLGGVFMIYQYAQQAAGVVTSVAANFSFFARMHTDYGSAAPIWEAPKGDSLATPPEQVPAAERIDAEAAWQTLAVDALDWNYAPRGSAPATTTAPGEERPRGGLHAVSLALRRGERVALVGPSGGGKSTLLRVLAGLYAPQGGVLALDGQPVDWTQLRRIATLIPQETELFEASVRENLAFGLPFDDDALRAALHASTFDEVLAATHGDLDTAVSERGFNLSGGQRQRLCLARGVLAAQGSSLLLLDEPTSALDAATEARVLERIAQAFPRACVVASVHRLSLLERFDAVVLMEAGRVVDAGPRDAVFARQPFLQRMVAPAAP; from the coding sequence ATGCAATCCACGAGCACCCGGCCCGGCAGCGCCATCCGCGAACTCTATTCGGCCCTGTGGCACTTCGCCGCCGGCGCGCGCGGCCAGCTGCTGGGCGCCACCGCGCTGCTGGCCAGCTCGCAGCTGATCCGCCTCACCCTGCCCTACCTCGCGGGCCAGGCCATCAATGCGCTGCAGCGCGGCGACTTCGGCGGTGCCGGCCGCTGGATCGCGACGCTGGCCGGGGTCTACGTCGGCGCCTGGGCGCTGCACGGACCGGGCCGCATCCTCGAGCGCAACGTGGGCGTGAAGGTGCGCGAGACCCTGGCCGACCAGCTCTATGCGCGCATCGCCGCGGCGCCGCTGGCCTGGCACGACGGCCACCATTCGGGCGAGCTGCAGCACCGGGTGCACCAGGCCAGCCGCGCGCTGTCGGACTTCGCGCAGAACCAGTTCATCTGGCTCACCAACGTCGTCAACTTCGTCGGGCCGCTGGTGGCGCTGGCGCTGCTGTCGCGCACCAGCGGCGCCACGGCGCTCGCGGGCTACGTGCTGATCGCGGTCGTGATCCTGCGCATCGACCGCGCGCTGATGCGGCTGGCGCGCACCGAGAACGACGCCGACCGCCGCTACGTGGCGGCGCTGCTCGACTTCCTCGGCAACGCCTCGACGGTGATCGGCCTGCGGCTGCAGGGCGCCTCGCGGCTGCTGCTGCGCCGGCGCATGCGCGCGGTGTCGGAGCCGCTGAAGCGCACCGTGGTGCTCAACGAAGGCAAGTGGTTCGCGGTCGACCTCATGGGCCTGGCGCTGACCTGGGGGCTGGTGGTGATCTACGTCTGGCAGTCGCGCACGCCGGGCCAGGCCGTGATGCTGGGTGGGGTGTTCATGATCTACCAGTACGCGCAGCAGGCCGCGGGCGTGGTCACCTCGGTGGCGGCCAACTTCAGCTTCTTCGCGCGCATGCACACCGACTACGGCAGCGCGGCGCCGATCTGGGAGGCGCCCAAGGGCGACTCGCTGGCCACGCCGCCCGAGCAGGTGCCCGCGGCCGAGCGCATCGATGCCGAGGCCGCCTGGCAGACGCTGGCCGTCGATGCGCTGGACTGGAACTACGCGCCGCGCGGCAGCGCACCCGCAACGACGACGGCTCCCGGCGAGGAACGCCCGCGCGGCGGCCTGCATGCGGTGTCGCTCGCGCTGCGCCGCGGCGAACGCGTGGCGCTGGTGGGCCCGAGCGGCGGCGGCAAGAGCACCTTGCTGCGCGTGCTCGCGGGCCTCTATGCGCCGCAGGGCGGCGTGCTCGCGCTCGACGGCCAGCCGGTCGACTGGACGCAGCTGCGCCGCATCGCCACGCTGATCCCGCAGGAGACCGAGCTGTTCGAGGCCAGCGTGCGCGAGAACCTCGCCTTCGGCCTGCCCTTCGACGACGACGCGCTGCGCGCCGCGCTGCATGCGAGCACCTTCGACGAAGTGCTGGCCGCCACCCACGGCGACCTCGACACCGCGGTGTCGGAGCGCGGCTTCAACCTCTCGGGCGGCCAGCGCCAGCGGCTGTGCCTGGCGCGCGGCGTGCTCGCGGCCCAGGGCAGCTCGCTGCTGCTGCTCGACGAGCCCACGAGCGCGCTCGATGCGGCCACCGAGGCGCGCGTGCTCGAGCGCATCGCGCAGGCCTTTCCGCGCGCCTGCGTGGTGGCCTCGGTGCACCGGTTGAGCCTGCTCGAGCGCTTCGACGCGGTGGTGCTGATGGAGGCCGGCCGCGTGGTCGATGCCGGTCCGCGCGACGCGGTGTTCGCGCGCCAGCCCTTCCTGCAGCGCATGGTGGCGCCCGCGGCGCCCTGA
- a CDS encoding glucose 1-dehydrogenase, with the protein MSTAPTPHAEAASSSLEGRVAIVTGAGSRSAEIGNGRAAALLLARRGARVLLLDAQLDCARETERMIAAEGGSALALACDVSDAAQCRQAVAHAIEAWGRVDILVNNVGIGGPAGNAVDLDLDEWDHALRVNVTSMMLMAKYAIPEMRKLGRGAIVNIASVAGLIGGTPALLYPTSKGAVVNMTRAMAAHHGVEGIRVNCVAPGMVYTPMVAGRMTPEVREQRRKRSLLQTEGSGWDVGQAVAYLASDEARWVTGVILPVDAGATAGNAPSPGLRPDTRAA; encoded by the coding sequence ATCTCCACCGCCCCCACACCCCATGCCGAAGCCGCCAGCAGCAGCCTCGAGGGCCGCGTCGCGATCGTGACCGGCGCCGGCTCGCGCAGCGCCGAGATCGGCAACGGCCGCGCCGCCGCCCTGCTGCTCGCGCGCCGCGGCGCGCGCGTGCTGCTGCTCGATGCGCAGCTCGACTGCGCGCGCGAGACCGAACGCATGATCGCGGCCGAGGGCGGCAGCGCGCTCGCCCTGGCCTGCGACGTGTCGGACGCCGCGCAATGCCGCCAGGCCGTGGCCCATGCGATCGAGGCCTGGGGCCGCGTCGACATCCTGGTCAACAACGTCGGCATCGGCGGGCCGGCCGGCAATGCGGTCGATCTCGACCTGGATGAATGGGACCACGCGCTGCGCGTCAACGTCACCTCGATGATGCTGATGGCGAAGTACGCGATCCCCGAGATGCGCAAACTGGGCCGCGGCGCCATCGTCAACATCGCCTCGGTCGCGGGCCTGATCGGCGGCACGCCGGCGCTGCTCTATCCGACCTCGAAGGGCGCGGTGGTCAACATGACCCGTGCCATGGCCGCGCACCACGGCGTCGAGGGCATCCGCGTCAACTGCGTGGCGCCCGGCATGGTCTACACGCCGATGGTCGCGGGCCGCATGACGCCCGAGGTGCGCGAGCAGCGCCGCAAGCGTTCGCTGCTGCAGACCGAGGGCTCGGGCTGGGACGTGGGCCAGGCCGTGGCCTACCTCGCGAGCGACGAGGCGCGCTGGGTCACGGGCGTGATCCTGCCGGTCGACGCGGGCGCCACGGCCGGCAACGCGCCCTCGCCCGGCCTGCGGCCCGACACCCGCGCCGCCTGA
- a CDS encoding tripartite tricarboxylate transporter permease, translating to MDIFNALMSGFAAAITPINLLWCLIGCALGTAVGVLPGIGPAVAVAMLLPITGKVDITASMIFFSGIYYGAMYGGSTTSILLNTPGETASMVTAMEGNKMAKSGRAGAALATAAIGSFVAGTIATVVVTLFAPFVADYAVRLAAPEYFLLMLLAFTTVSAVLGKSTLRGMTALFAGLAIGCVGLDQISGQGRYTGDMPELLDGIEIVLVAVGLFAVAEVLYAVLYEGRVVEGQNKLTRVHMTKRDWKRSIPAWLRGAAIGTPFGCIPAGGTEIPTFLSYATEKKMAKDADAKSEFGTTGAIEGVAGPEAANNATVTAALIPLLTLGIPTSNTTAIMLGAFQNYGIQPGPQLFTTSAALVWALIASLYIGNLMLLVLNLPMVGLWVKLLKIPKPQLYAGILIFATVGAYGMRQNTFDLFLLYAIGLLGVVMRRFDFPTAPVVVGMILGPLAEANLRNAISMGQGSPVVFFQRPESIVILVVIVAVLVLPRVAKRMSEKKLARLAASS from the coding sequence ATGGACATCTTCAACGCCCTCATGAGCGGCTTCGCGGCCGCGATCACCCCGATCAACCTGCTGTGGTGCCTGATCGGCTGCGCACTGGGCACGGCCGTCGGCGTGCTGCCCGGCATCGGCCCCGCGGTGGCGGTGGCGATGCTGCTGCCGATCACCGGCAAGGTCGACATCACGGCCTCGATGATCTTCTTCTCGGGCATCTACTACGGCGCCATGTACGGCGGCTCGACCACCTCGATCCTGCTCAACACGCCCGGCGAAACCGCCAGCATGGTGACGGCGATGGAGGGCAACAAGATGGCCAAGAGCGGCCGCGCGGGCGCCGCGCTCGCCACCGCGGCCATCGGCTCTTTCGTCGCCGGCACCATCGCCACCGTGGTCGTCACGCTGTTCGCGCCCTTCGTGGCCGACTACGCGGTGCGGCTCGCGGCGCCCGAGTATTTCCTCCTGATGCTGCTGGCCTTCACCACCGTGAGCGCGGTGCTCGGCAAGAGCACGCTGCGCGGCATGACGGCACTGTTCGCGGGCCTCGCGATCGGCTGCGTCGGCCTCGACCAGATCTCGGGCCAGGGCCGCTACACGGGCGACATGCCCGAGCTGCTCGACGGCATCGAGATCGTGCTGGTGGCCGTGGGCCTGTTCGCGGTGGCCGAGGTGCTCTACGCGGTGCTCTACGAGGGCCGCGTGGTCGAGGGCCAGAACAAGCTGACCCGGGTGCACATGACGAAGCGCGACTGGAAGCGCTCGATCCCGGCCTGGCTGCGCGGCGCCGCCATCGGCACGCCCTTCGGCTGCATCCCGGCCGGCGGCACCGAGATCCCGACCTTCCTGAGCTATGCCACCGAGAAGAAGATGGCGAAGGACGCCGACGCCAAGAGCGAGTTCGGCACCACCGGCGCCATCGAGGGCGTGGCCGGTCCCGAGGCCGCGAACAACGCCACCGTGACGGCCGCGCTGATCCCGCTGCTCACGCTCGGCATCCCGACCTCGAACACCACGGCCATCATGCTGGGCGCGTTCCAGAACTACGGCATCCAGCCGGGCCCGCAGCTGTTCACCACCTCGGCCGCGCTGGTGTGGGCGCTGATCGCCTCGCTCTACATCGGCAACCTCATGCTGCTGGTGCTGAACCTGCCGATGGTGGGCCTGTGGGTCAAGCTGCTGAAGATCCCGAAGCCGCAGCTCTATGCCGGCATCCTGATCTTCGCGACCGTCGGTGCCTACGGCATGCGCCAGAACACCTTCGACCTGTTCCTGCTCTATGCCATCGGCCTGCTGGGCGTGGTGATGCGGCGCTTCGACTTCCCGACCGCGCCGGTGGTGGTCGGCATGATCCTGGGCCCGCTGGCCGAGGCCAACCTGCGCAACGCGATCTCGATGGGGCAGGGCAGCCCGGTGGTGTTCTTCCAGCGGCCCGAGTCGATCGTGATCCTCGTCGTGATCGTCGCCGTGCTGGTGCTGCCGCGCGTGGCCAAGCGCATGAGCGAGAAGAAACTCGCGCGGCTCGCGGCCTCGAGCTGA
- a CDS encoding sensor histidine kinase N-terminal domain-containing protein, producing the protein MTANLSLRARLLFGILAPVALLIVINSVSLYRQSLAAATTAYDRTLLASAKTIGEQLDVEGYDERAELRAIVPYSALEAFEADNRSRLFYRVSTLQGEMISGFAELPFWHGRIPDRTPYAALVDFYDARFRDQPVRVAVLLQPVASARGRGMAVVQVAETLELRETLVRKLLLDTLWRQLLLMGVIAAVTVFVVQRATRPVRQLGEAIDRRAADDLSPIDAPDAPRELRPLIDATTEVMGRLQRLLDHQKRFVRDSAHQLRTPLAVLKAQVQSARRGDLAPEQALVEINQTVDRATALANQMLSLAKVEQLRQQPESVRLDLAEVVRQIVLDLSPLIADKALDFELDADAPVPVRAHRWMLQELTRNLLHNAIKQSPAGGALSVAVRAEAGEAMLRVRDSGPGISAELRQRLFAPFSAGDSASGSGLGLAICREIVLALDGRIALDNRTGPDTRDNIAGLDAVVHLPLDRHNS; encoded by the coding sequence ATGACGGCCAACCTGTCGCTGCGCGCGAGGCTGCTGTTCGGCATCCTCGCGCCGGTCGCGCTGCTGATCGTGATCAACAGCGTGAGCCTCTACCGCCAGAGCCTGGCCGCCGCCACCACCGCCTACGACCGCACGCTGCTCGCCTCGGCCAAGACCATCGGCGAGCAGCTCGACGTGGAGGGCTACGACGAGCGAGCCGAGCTGCGCGCGATCGTGCCCTACTCGGCGCTCGAGGCCTTCGAAGCCGACAACCGCAGCCGGCTCTTCTACCGCGTCTCGACGCTGCAGGGCGAGATGATCTCGGGCTTCGCCGAGCTGCCGTTCTGGCATGGCCGCATTCCCGATCGCACGCCTTATGCCGCGCTGGTCGACTTCTACGACGCGCGCTTTCGCGACCAGCCGGTGCGCGTGGCGGTGCTGCTGCAACCGGTGGCCAGCGCGCGCGGCCGCGGCATGGCCGTGGTGCAGGTGGCCGAGACCCTGGAGCTGCGCGAGACCCTGGTGCGCAAGCTGCTGCTCGACACGCTCTGGCGCCAGCTGCTGCTGATGGGCGTGATCGCGGCCGTCACCGTGTTCGTGGTGCAGCGCGCGACCCGGCCGGTGCGCCAGCTCGGCGAGGCGATCGACCGGCGCGCCGCCGACGACCTCTCGCCGATCGACGCACCCGACGCGCCGCGCGAGCTGCGCCCGCTGATCGATGCCACCACCGAGGTCATGGGACGGCTGCAGCGGCTGCTCGACCACCAGAAGCGCTTCGTGCGCGACAGCGCGCACCAGCTGCGCACCCCGCTGGCGGTGCTCAAGGCGCAGGTGCAGTCGGCGCGCCGCGGCGACCTGGCGCCCGAGCAGGCGCTGGTCGAGATCAACCAGACCGTGGACCGCGCGACCGCGCTGGCCAACCAGATGCTGTCGCTGGCCAAGGTCGAGCAGCTGCGCCAGCAGCCCGAGTCGGTGCGGCTCGACCTGGCCGAGGTGGTGCGCCAGATCGTGCTCGACCTGTCGCCGCTGATCGCCGACAAGGCGCTGGACTTCGAGCTCGACGCCGACGCGCCGGTGCCGGTGCGCGCCCACCGCTGGATGCTGCAGGAGCTCACGCGCAACCTGCTGCACAACGCGATCAAGCAGTCGCCGGCCGGCGGGGCGCTGTCGGTGGCGGTGCGCGCCGAGGCCGGCGAGGCGATGCTGCGGGTGCGCGACAGCGGCCCGGGCATCTCCGCCGAGCTGCGGCAGCGGCTGTTCGCGCCCTTCTCGGCCGGCGACAGCGCCAGCGGCTCGGGCCTGGGCCTCGCGATCTGCCGCGAGATCGTGCTCGCGCTCGACGGCCGGATCGCGCTCGACAACCGCACGGGGCCCGACACGCGGGACAATATCGCCGGGCTCGACGCCGTCGTGCACTTGCCACTGGACCGGCACAACTCCTGA
- a CDS encoding response regulator transcription factor, producing MKLLLVEDDPSMQVTLQRSLARRKIDVRVCGDGALALEHWRAVEPDVVALDLSLPNLDGLQVLAQARAEGLRTPVLLLTARGTVGDRIVGLNAGADDYLPKPFDLDELEARIRALRRRNQNAGPDPVLNPQEVGGLRFEPDSGAIYHRAEVLELTPRELALLKALMMKPGHALTKERLFELVFPGETDVQYEAVEVVVYRLRKKLVGTGAALMTLRGLGYLLRAEP from the coding sequence ATGAAGTTGCTGCTGGTCGAAGACGATCCCTCGATGCAGGTCACGCTGCAGCGCAGCCTCGCGCGCCGCAAGATCGACGTGCGGGTCTGCGGCGACGGCGCGCTCGCGCTCGAGCACTGGCGCGCGGTCGAGCCCGACGTGGTGGCGCTCGACCTGAGCCTGCCCAACCTCGACGGCCTGCAGGTGCTGGCGCAGGCGCGCGCCGAGGGCCTGCGCACGCCGGTGCTGCTGCTGACCGCGCGCGGCACCGTGGGCGACCGCATCGTCGGCCTCAACGCCGGCGCCGACGACTACCTGCCCAAGCCCTTCGACCTCGACGAGCTCGAGGCCCGCATCCGCGCGCTGCGCCGGCGCAACCAGAACGCCGGACCCGACCCGGTGCTCAATCCGCAGGAGGTCGGCGGCCTGCGCTTCGAGCCCGACAGCGGCGCCATCTACCACCGCGCCGAGGTGCTCGAACTCACGCCGCGCGAGCTCGCGCTGCTCAAGGCGCTGATGATGAAGCCCGGCCACGCGCTCACCAAGGAACGGCTGTTCGAGCTGGTGTTCCCGGGCGAGACCGACGTGCAGTACGAGGCGGTCGAGGTGGTGGTGTACCGGCTGCGCAAGAAGCTCGTGGGCACCGGCGCCGCGCTGATGACGCTGCGCGGCCTGGGCTACCTGCTTCGCGCCGAGCCATGA
- a CDS encoding RNA-binding S4 domain-containing protein, which produces MDRLRIDKWLWAARFFKTRSLAAEEIGKNRILVNGDVAKASREVKVGDTVSIRLGPLTRTVAVRGLSGQRGPAPVAQQLYEETPESLAAQAAFREQRRMGSEPALAIEQGRPTKRDRRVLDDAARHAEWDNRWSASIDPDER; this is translated from the coding sequence ATGGATCGTCTTCGCATCGACAAATGGCTCTGGGCCGCCCGCTTCTTCAAGACCCGCTCGCTGGCGGCCGAGGAGATCGGCAAGAACCGCATCCTGGTGAACGGCGATGTCGCCAAGGCCTCGCGCGAGGTCAAGGTCGGCGACACCGTCTCGATCCGGCTCGGCCCGCTGACCCGCACCGTCGCCGTGCGCGGCCTCAGCGGCCAGCGCGGCCCGGCGCCCGTGGCCCAGCAGCTCTACGAGGAAACGCCCGAGAGCCTGGCGGCGCAGGCCGCCTTCCGCGAGCAGCGCCGCATGGGCAGCGAACCCGCGCTCGCCATCGAGCAGGGCCGCCCGACCAAGCGCGACCGGCGCGTGCTCGACGACGCGGCGCGCCATGCCGAGTGGGACAACCGCTGGAGCGCCTCGATCGATCCCGACGAGCGCTGA
- a CDS encoding substrate-binding domain-containing protein, protein MNPKAGKASIKDVATLAGVSLGSVSRVINKAQNVSPALRERVERAMRELDWRLNHAAQALRARSSRTVGCMFTDVANPLYAKLYRTFEAKLREAGYMVLLANSLNDPQWELEILAMFQGRRMDGVIIAPGNERDPAVLEAVEKLGIPAVILDRDMDVAQDQLLFDHPRGVKEAVLHLASLGHRELGLVVADMQNRPMRRRIEGFEAGLEASGLAARPAHIVRLPTSTSPAFDAVTQLLEGPVRPTALVTLGTSVLADVLNAIAAQGLRIPRDISLVTLGDPDFARSHRPPISSVTVDLDRAAEDGVRMLLERMRDAPDAPPRRVLAPMQFVLRGSCGPVPAQAAPKPRKRAA, encoded by the coding sequence ATGAACCCCAAGGCCGGCAAGGCGAGCATCAAGGACGTGGCCACGCTTGCCGGCGTGTCGCTGGGCAGCGTCTCGCGCGTGATCAACAAGGCCCAGAACGTGAGCCCCGCGCTGCGCGAGCGCGTCGAGCGTGCGATGCGCGAACTCGACTGGCGGCTCAACCATGCGGCGCAGGCGCTGCGCGCGCGCAGCTCGCGCACGGTGGGCTGCATGTTCACCGACGTCGCCAATCCGCTCTACGCCAAGCTCTACCGCACCTTCGAGGCCAAGCTGCGCGAGGCCGGCTACATGGTGCTGCTGGCCAACAGCCTCAACGATCCGCAGTGGGAGCTCGAGATCCTCGCGATGTTCCAGGGCCGCCGCATGGACGGCGTGATCATCGCGCCGGGCAACGAGCGCGACCCGGCGGTGCTCGAGGCGGTCGAGAAGCTCGGCATCCCGGCCGTGATCCTCGACCGCGACATGGACGTGGCGCAGGACCAGTTGCTGTTCGACCATCCGCGCGGCGTGAAGGAGGCCGTGCTGCACCTCGCAAGCCTGGGCCATCGCGAGCTGGGCCTGGTGGTGGCCGACATGCAGAACCGGCCGATGCGCCGCCGCATCGAGGGCTTCGAGGCCGGGCTCGAGGCCAGCGGCCTGGCGGCGCGGCCCGCGCACATCGTGCGGCTGCCGACCTCCACCAGCCCCGCCTTCGACGCGGTCACGCAGTTGCTCGAGGGCCCGGTGCGGCCCACCGCGCTGGTCACGCTCGGCACCAGCGTGCTGGCCGACGTGCTCAACGCCATCGCCGCGCAGGGCCTGCGCATTCCGCGGGACATCTCGCTGGTCACCCTGGGCGATCCGGACTTCGCGCGCAGCCACCGCCCGCCGATCAGCAGCGTGACGGTGGACCTCGACCGCGCGGCCGAGGACGGCGTGCGGATGCTGCTCGAGCGCATGCGCGACGCGCCCGATGCGCCGCCGCGCCGCGTGCTCGCGCCCATGCAGTTCGTGCTGCGCGGCTCGTGCGGGCCGGTGCCCGCGCAGGCCGCCCCGAAGCCGCGCAAGCGCGCGGCCTGA
- a CDS encoding polyphosphate kinase 2 family protein, giving the protein MASFKKYRVGSKFQLSDLDPGDTPFLKGNEAAQRDRLDALAIELDELQNLLHAEGRRKLLVVLQGMDTSGKDGTVRWVFSRTSPLGVRVSAFKAPNDEERAHDYLWRCHAVVPRTGEVMVWNRSHYEDVLVPVVEGWIDKAETKRRYAQINDFERLLVETGTTIVKCMLHIDKEEQRQRLQARIDTPGKEWKFSMADLEVRTKWDAYQRAYDKALGATSSAHAPWHVIPANSKRHRNLMIAELLVKTLHEMDLKPPPADPALRGLIVN; this is encoded by the coding sequence ATGGCCAGCTTCAAGAAGTACCGCGTCGGCAGCAAGTTCCAGCTCTCCGACCTCGATCCCGGCGACACGCCCTTCCTCAAGGGCAACGAGGCCGCGCAGCGTGACCGCCTCGACGCCCTGGCAATCGAGCTCGACGAACTGCAGAACCTGCTGCATGCCGAAGGCCGCCGCAAGCTGCTGGTGGTGCTGCAGGGCATGGACACCAGCGGCAAGGACGGCACCGTGCGCTGGGTGTTCTCGCGCACCTCGCCGCTGGGCGTGCGCGTGAGCGCCTTCAAGGCGCCCAACGACGAGGAGCGCGCGCACGACTACCTGTGGCGCTGCCATGCGGTGGTGCCGCGCACCGGCGAGGTCATGGTGTGGAACCGCAGCCACTACGAGGATGTGCTGGTGCCGGTGGTCGAGGGCTGGATCGACAAGGCCGAGACGAAGCGCCGCTACGCGCAGATCAACGACTTCGAGCGCCTGCTCGTGGAGACCGGCACCACCATCGTCAAGTGCATGCTGCACATCGACAAGGAGGAGCAGCGCCAGCGGCTGCAGGCGCGCATCGACACGCCCGGCAAGGAATGGAAGTTCAGCATGGCCGACCTCGAGGTGCGCACCAAGTGGGATGCCTACCAGCGCGCCTACGACAAGGCGCTGGGCGCGACCTCGAGCGCGCATGCGCCCTGGCACGTGATCCCGGCCAACAGCAAGCGGCACCGCAACCTGATGATCGCCGAGCTGCTGGTGAAGACGCTGCACGAGATGGACCTGAAGCCGCCGCCGGCCGATCCCGCGTTGCGCGGGCTGATCGTGAACTGA
- a CDS encoding tripartite tricarboxylate transporter substrate binding protein, translated as MRRDTFLKSLAALAAAGALPLSARAAANVKMMIPANPGGGWDTTGRALGKALTDAKVADTVAYDNKGGAAGALGLAQFVNGSKGDPNALMVMGSVMLGGIITGKPPVKLEQATPIARMTTEYNVFVLPSNSPFKTMKDVVEQLKKDPGSVKWGGGSRGSTEHIAAAMIAQKVGADPSKINYVAFRGGGEATAAILGGNVTIGGSGYSEFAEYIAAGKMKPIAVTSAQRLPGINVPTLKEQGIDVEIGNWRGVYGAPGISAEQRKALTEMVLAALKSSSWAESLKKNDWTPAVLSGDAFSKFVDDDFASLRAIMAKSGMV; from the coding sequence ATGCGTCGCGATACCTTTTTGAAGTCCCTGGCCGCGCTGGCCGCCGCCGGCGCGCTGCCGCTGTCGGCGCGTGCCGCCGCCAACGTCAAGATGATGATTCCCGCCAACCCCGGCGGCGGATGGGACACCACGGGTCGCGCGCTGGGCAAGGCGCTGACGGACGCCAAGGTGGCCGACACGGTCGCCTACGACAACAAGGGCGGCGCCGCCGGTGCGCTGGGCCTGGCCCAGTTCGTCAACGGTTCCAAGGGCGATCCCAACGCCCTGATGGTGATGGGCTCGGTCATGCTGGGCGGCATCATCACCGGCAAGCCGCCGGTCAAGCTCGAGCAGGCCACGCCGATCGCGCGCATGACCACCGAATACAACGTCTTCGTGCTGCCCTCGAACTCGCCGTTCAAGACCATGAAGGACGTGGTCGAGCAGCTCAAGAAGGACCCGGGCAGCGTCAAGTGGGGCGGCGGTTCGCGCGGCTCCACCGAGCACATCGCCGCGGCCATGATCGCGCAGAAGGTCGGCGCCGATCCCTCGAAGATCAACTACGTGGCCTTCCGCGGAGGCGGCGAGGCCACCGCGGCCATCCTCGGCGGCAACGTCACCATCGGCGGCAGCGGCTACAGCGAGTTCGCCGAATACATCGCGGCCGGCAAGATGAAGCCCATCGCCGTCACCTCGGCCCAGCGCCTGCCCGGCATCAACGTGCCCACGCTCAAGGAGCAGGGCATCGACGTCGAGATCGGCAACTGGCGCGGCGTATACGGCGCGCCCGGCATCAGCGCCGAGCAGCGCAAGGCCCTGACCGAGATGGTGCTGGCCGCGCTCAAGAGCTCCTCGTGGGCCGAGTCGCTCAAGAAGAACGACTGGACGCCGGCCGTGCTGTCGGGCGACGCCTTCAGCAAGTTCGTCGACGACGACTTCGCGAGCCTGCGCGCCATCATGGCCAAGTCCGGCATGGTCTGA